A region of Paenibacillus sp. JNUCC-31 DNA encodes the following proteins:
- a CDS encoding alpha/beta-type small acid-soluble spore protein, protein MAQSNGNSNNLVVTKASAALEQMKYEVAQELGISIPQDGYQGNMTSYENGSIGGYITKRLVTIAEQQLAGQYQ, encoded by the coding sequence ATGGCACAAAGCAATGGTAACTCCAACAACCTGGTGGTAACTAAAGCTTCCGCAGCTCTCGAGCAAATGAAATATGAAGTTGCTCAAGAACTCGGAATCAGCATTCCACAAGACGGATACCAAGGTAACATGACTTCTTACGAGAACGGTTCGATCGGTGGATACATCACGAAGCGTCTGGTAACAATTGCAGAACAGCAATTGGCAGGTCAATACCAATAA
- the nrdR gene encoding transcriptional regulator NrdR, which produces MKCPYCAYLGTKVLDSRPANESKSIRRRRECEQCSRRFTTFEMVEETPLIVIKKDGSREEFSRDKILRGLIRACEKRPVSVETLEMMVSETEKALRNTADAEVESRQIGELLMEQLFPVDEVAYVRFASVYRQFKDINMFMKELKSLLSKEDIED; this is translated from the coding sequence TTGAAATGTCCTTATTGCGCGTATCTGGGCACAAAAGTGCTTGATTCAAGGCCAGCCAATGAATCGAAATCGATTCGCCGTCGTCGGGAGTGTGAGCAATGTAGCCGTCGATTTACAACTTTTGAAATGGTGGAAGAAACACCGCTGATCGTGATCAAGAAAGATGGCAGTCGGGAGGAATTCAGCCGGGACAAGATTCTTCGTGGACTGATCCGGGCATGTGAAAAACGTCCAGTCTCTGTAGAGACACTGGAGATGATGGTATCGGAAACGGAAAAGGCTTTGCGTAATACAGCCGATGCTGAAGTCGAGAGCCGCCAAATTGGCGAATTGCTGATGGAACAGCTGTTTCCGGTGGACGAAGTAGCCTATGTACGTTTTGCTTCGGTGTACCGTCAATTCAAAGACATTAATATGTTCATGAAAGAATTAAAATCTCTTTTGTCTAAAGAAGACATCGAGGATTAA
- a CDS encoding winged helix-turn-helix domain-containing protein: MTTKSRTIIAETIVSKKPVDVGFEARHTWTLAILIAWIERQFGQSLAEKGGSKLLTRLGLLIYTKDT, translated from the coding sequence ATGACAACAAAATCAAGAACTATAATCGCCGAGACGATTGTCAGCAAGAAACCAGTCGATGTGGGTTTCGAAGCTCGGCATACCTGGACATTAGCTATCTTGATTGCTTGGATCGAGCGACAGTTTGGCCAGTCGTTAGCAGAAAAAGGTGGATCTAAGTTACTTACACGGCTTGGACTACTTATCTACACCAAAGATACATAA
- a CDS encoding IPT/TIG domain-containing protein — protein sequence MGVIILSLLPLYVFDKAFAATPTATIVVADEILTSPSLVTFTFSEAVTGFDLGDLRTGSGILSELKTSDNITYTATLTPPLSNRSGPFHISLNHSGVIAGGNVGSGTTVSNNYYVDTVMPSVTSVSVPSNGTYGVGEDLSFTVNMDEIVVVTGIPTISIVVGATTVYATYAGGSGTSALQFRYTVQTGQSDSNGITIGALSLNGGSIRDEAGNDAVLTLNSVGSTAGVLVDAIPPTIISLSPTSGPTTGGTIVTLTGTKFSGATAVMFGATEAMSYTVNSATQITAIAPAGSAGTVDVTVTTMGGTSTTSAADQYTYIAAIAAPTIANVSPASGPTTGGTTVTLTGTNLTDATAVMFGATEATSYTVNSATQITAIAPAGSAGTVDVTVTTPGGTSATSAADQYTYHAAPTIASVSPASGPTTGGTTVTLTGTNLTDATAVMFGATEATSYTVNSATQITAIAPAGSAGTVDVTVTTLGGTSTTSAADQYTYIAAIAAPTIANVSPASGPTTGGTTVTLTGTNLTDATAVMFGATEATSYTVNSATQITAIAPAGSAGTVDVTVTTPGGTSTTSAANQFTRFVVTYAISPLSDESLNALTAGYASGTQETKTVTLTRTGTGDLTSLATALGGTNAGSFTITQPTVTTLNSGTPSTTFTVKANDGLAAGTYKATVTVSAGGMTPVTFTVTQVVNSSSSNGSGSGSGSSGGTTPVTSTHLDIDQNGIMIDWAKIDSSKPSVTLEVTPKDGVAYVRIPASILTSIEGKNATFFIEIKTPYGSYQVPVNLASLIPGLKDLLAKNNVNNDDISFKITLTNKSDDKDFQAVFANSMPNGQAMGAIVDFHIDIINTKTGQTIGTADKFSKALTRVIPMPKSVTDMPAQWGAFRYNVTTKKLEFVAAEKKQIDGVWVVKINSYSNSVYVVAQNTVSFADVQQHWSKSDVDLAAAKGLVEGVGGGLFDPNKVVTRAEFTAMLVRALGRDTSDKDMAPYNDVKPGTWYSGEVSTAKELGLLAFVKGNSFNPNQPLTREEMASMLAAVGRLEQLTISKEPVSLNGFKDIGNTDIAYLEDVRLMVKLHIMTGKSANTFDPKGETTRAQAAVVFIRMLLALGSIDR from the coding sequence ATGGGTGTAATCATTTTAAGTTTGCTGCCATTGTACGTATTTGACAAGGCGTTTGCCGCCACTCCAACAGCCACCATTGTTGTAGCTGACGAAATTCTGACTTCCCCGTCACTGGTAACGTTTACCTTTTCAGAAGCGGTGACTGGATTTGACCTTGGTGATTTGAGAACAGGTAGCGGCATTCTTAGTGAATTAAAAACTTCTGACAATATCACCTATACCGCAACCCTCACGCCGCCTCTAAGCAATCGCAGCGGCCCCTTCCATATTTCGCTCAATCATTCAGGTGTAATTGCCGGAGGCAATGTGGGGAGCGGAACCACCGTATCTAACAATTACTATGTCGACACAGTTATGCCTTCCGTTACAAGTGTATCTGTTCCTAGCAATGGTACTTATGGTGTAGGAGAGGACTTGAGTTTTACAGTGAACATGGACGAGATCGTTGTCGTAACGGGCATTCCAACAATCTCTATAGTCGTAGGAGCAACGACTGTATATGCAACCTATGCAGGCGGTTCGGGGACAAGCGCGTTGCAATTTAGATATACCGTCCAAACCGGACAATCTGATAGTAACGGGATTACCATAGGAGCCTTGTCACTGAATGGCGGATCAATTAGGGATGAAGCAGGTAACGATGCAGTATTAACGCTTAATAGCGTGGGCAGTACGGCGGGCGTGCTAGTAGATGCAATCCCCCCAACAATAATAAGCCTATCGCCGACATCGGGTCCGACGACCGGGGGCACGATCGTCACGTTGACTGGTACGAAGTTCTCTGGGGCCACCGCAGTGATGTTTGGTGCGACGGAGGCGATGTCCTATACAGTGAACTCGGCGACACAAATCACGGCCATCGCCCCGGCGGGTAGTGCAGGAACGGTAGACGTAACGGTAACGACGATGGGCGGTACATCAACGACATCGGCGGCGGATCAGTATACGTATATAGCCGCGATAGCCGCGCCAACGATCGCGAACGTGTCGCCGGCATCGGGTCCGACGACCGGAGGCACGACCGTGACCTTGACCGGTACGAATCTGACCGATGCAACGGCAGTGATGTTTGGTGCGACGGAGGCGACGTCCTATACAGTGAACTCGGCGACACAAATCACGGCCATCGCCCCGGCGGGTAGTGCAGGAACGGTAGACGTAACGGTAACGACGCCGGGCGGTACATCGGCGACATCGGCAGCGGACCAATATACATACCATGCCGCGCCAACGATCGCAAGCGTGTCGCCGGCATCGGGTCCGACGACCGGAGGCACGACCGTGACCTTGACCGGTACGAATCTGACCGATGCAACGGCAGTGATGTTTGGTGCAACGGAGGCGACGTCCTATACAGTGAACTCGGCGACACAAATCACGGCCATCGCCCCGGCGGGTAGTGCAGGAACGGTAGACGTAACGGTAACGACGCTGGGCGGTACATCAACGACATCGGCGGCGGATCAGTATACGTATATAGCCGCGATAGCCGCGCCAACGATCGCGAACGTGTCGCCGGCATCGGGTCCGACGACCGGAGGCACGACCGTCACGTTGACCGGTACGAATCTGACCGATGCAACGGCGGTGATGTTTGGTGCAACGGAGGCGACGTCCTATACAGTGAACTCGGCGACACAAATCACGGCCATCGCCCCGGCGGGTAGTGCAGGAACGGTAGACGTAACGGTAACGACGCCGGGCGGTACATCAACGACATCTGCGGCGAATCAATTTACGCGGTTTGTTGTTACGTACGCGATCAGCCCGTTGTCGGATGAGTCGCTGAATGCGCTGACCGCAGGGTATGCATCGGGGACGCAGGAAACGAAAACGGTCACCTTGACACGAACGGGAACCGGCGACTTGACGAGCTTGGCGACAGCGCTCGGCGGAACGAACGCCGGCAGCTTTACGATTACGCAGCCGACGGTGACAACGCTCAATAGTGGGACTCCGTCGACGACCTTTACGGTAAAAGCGAATGACGGACTGGCCGCAGGGACGTATAAGGCTACGGTAACAGTGTCTGCCGGGGGCATGACGCCCGTTACCTTTACTGTAACGCAGGTTGTTAATAGTAGCAGTAGCAATGGCAGTGGCAGTGGCAGTGGCAGTAGTGGTGGAACTACTCCTGTTACTTCAACCCATTTGGATATTGACCAAAACGGCATTATGATTGACTGGGCTAAAATCGACAGCAGTAAGCCGTCCGTCACTCTTGAAGTTACACCAAAAGACGGCGTAGCCTATGTCAGAATACCGGCAAGCATTTTAACGAGCATTGAGGGCAAGAACGCTACTTTCTTCATTGAGATTAAGACTCCTTACGGTAGCTATCAAGTGCCTGTGAATCTGGCATCGCTCATTCCGGGGCTGAAGGACTTGTTAGCTAAGAATAACGTGAACAACGATGACATTAGCTTTAAAATCACGTTAACCAACAAGTCTGATGATAAGGACTTCCAGGCAGTATTTGCAAACAGCATGCCGAATGGCCAAGCAATGGGTGCAATTGTAGATTTTCATATCGATATCATCAACACCAAGACGGGACAAACAATCGGAACGGCAGATAAGTTCAGCAAGGCGCTTACAAGAGTGATTCCGATGCCCAAGAGCGTGACCGACATGCCTGCTCAATGGGGGGCATTCCGCTATAACGTAACGACAAAGAAATTGGAGTTTGTGGCAGCTGAGAAAAAACAGATTGACGGCGTATGGGTTGTGAAAATCAACTCCTATTCAAATAGTGTCTACGTTGTGGCACAAAACACGGTAAGTTTTGCCGATGTACAGCAGCATTGGAGCAAATCTGATGTCGATCTTGCTGCTGCGAAAGGACTAGTCGAAGGCGTAGGCGGTGGACTGTTTGATCCTAACAAAGTGGTAACAAGAGCAGAGTTTACCGCTATGTTAGTCCGGGCGCTTGGACGCGACACCTCTGATAAGGACATGGCGCCTTATAACGATGTCAAACCAGGTACGTGGTATTCCGGCGAGGTATCCACAGCGAAGGAGCTCGGACTGCTCGCCTTTGTGAAAGGAAACAGCTTTAACCCTAATCAGCCGCTTACACGAGAGGAAATGGCTAGTATGCTGGCGGCAGTGGGCAGACTTGAACAGTTGACGATATCCAAAGAGCCGGTGAGCCTTAATGGCTTCAAGGATATCGGAAACACGGATATAGCCTATCTTGAGGACGTTCGTCTGATGGTCAAGCTTCATATCATGACAGGCAAGAGCGCAAATACGTTCGATCCGAAGGGGGAGACGACGCGTGCGCAAGCTGCGGTTGTGTTCATCAGGATGCTACTGGCGCTGGGTTCAATCGATAGATAA
- a CDS encoding alpha/beta hydrolase: MSLIETAIKSFDGTQLYFSKNIVSDAKAAVVIVHGLCEHAGRYDYLTDKLNNRGFNVYRFDHRGHARSEGQRTFYSDFHQIIDDVNVVVETALQESGDIPLFVIGHSMGGFASSSFGTKYPGKVKGIVLSGALTRYHTQVAGELPLDLPPGTYFPNELGSGVCSDPEVVSAYTSDTLVEKQISVDLFNSLGYGVTWLKEHAKQFVDPVLVLHGANDGLVSEQDSRDFYGDIASTDKTLKIYAHLMHEIFNEPSRDEVIEEAITWIEKHI, encoded by the coding sequence ATGAGCCTTATTGAGACAGCAATTAAATCCTTTGACGGAACCCAGCTTTATTTCAGTAAAAATATTGTAAGCGATGCCAAGGCGGCCGTGGTCATTGTCCATGGCTTGTGTGAGCATGCTGGCCGCTATGATTATTTGACGGACAAACTGAATAACCGTGGGTTTAACGTATACCGTTTTGACCATCGTGGTCATGCAAGATCAGAAGGGCAGCGTACATTCTACAGCGATTTTCATCAGATCATTGATGATGTGAATGTAGTTGTTGAAACAGCCTTGCAAGAGAGCGGCGACATTCCGCTTTTTGTCATTGGGCATAGCATGGGTGGCTTTGCATCTTCTTCATTTGGAACGAAATATCCGGGCAAGGTAAAAGGGATCGTTCTATCCGGAGCACTAACTCGTTACCATACACAGGTTGCGGGAGAACTTCCGCTTGATCTTCCCCCGGGTACGTATTTTCCGAATGAACTTGGAAGCGGCGTATGCAGTGATCCTGAAGTTGTATCCGCTTACACAAGCGACACATTGGTAGAAAAGCAGATATCCGTAGATTTATTTAATAGTTTGGGCTACGGAGTAACGTGGCTGAAAGAACATGCGAAGCAATTCGTCGATCCGGTACTTGTACTACATGGAGCGAATGACGGGCTGGTGAGCGAACAGGACTCTCGTGACTTTTACGGGGATATCGCTTCGACGGATAAAACATTGAAAATCTACGCACATCTCATGCATGAGATCTTTAACGAACCAAGTCGCGATGAAGTCATCGAAGAAGCCATCACATGGATTGAAAAACATATCTGA
- a CDS encoding MarR family winged helix-turn-helix transcriptional regulator — protein sequence MKLDWMGDHRDLIEKIIKYGNAYSNTYKLQRSYGTDMTFSASQIQTLEYILEAEDQEEKMSEMAARLGVSRSTFSKNVKNLKEKGLLEKYHLSGNRKDIYVKPSDKGREVYANYTEFVRKLCFDDIFKQADQISEANKESFIRIMDLLADVLVWYGEKEQEPRKLIKMDDGDA from the coding sequence ATGAAATTAGATTGGATGGGCGACCATCGGGATCTTATTGAGAAGATCATTAAGTACGGAAATGCATACTCAAACACGTATAAGTTGCAGCGAAGTTACGGAACAGATATGACGTTCTCTGCTTCACAGATTCAGACGCTCGAATATATTCTGGAAGCGGAGGATCAAGAAGAGAAAATGTCCGAAATGGCTGCTCGCCTCGGCGTAAGCCGCAGTACATTCTCCAAAAACGTTAAAAACTTAAAGGAAAAAGGATTGCTTGAGAAATATCATTTAAGCGGTAACCGCAAAGATATCTACGTAAAACCTTCAGACAAAGGTCGGGAGGTATATGCGAATTACACTGAATTTGTCCGCAAGCTTTGTTTTGATGACATTTTTAAACAGGCAGACCAAATCTCAGAAGCAAACAAGGAGAGCTTTATTCGTATCATGGATCTGCTCGCAGATGTGCTCGTCTGGTATGGTGAAAAAGAACAGGAACCACGCAAGCTCATTAAAATGGATGATGGTGATGCGTGA